In Armatimonadota bacterium, a single genomic region encodes these proteins:
- a CDS encoding inositol monophosphatase family protein, with protein sequence MNPRLEFALEAVRKAGDSTLVHFRNRVGWELKGDSSPVTIADQEAEQILRDALGLLFPGEAILGEEQGLTGSGTTRWIIDPIDGTKSFVSGVPLYATLLAYEVDGVPELGVCYFPALGEIIYAARGEGAFFNDSPCRVSTRTSISGSILACGGPLSMIKHGKWDGFAMLSESSLTSRTWSDAYGHALVATGRVDAMIDPVVSRWDLSAIRVIVEEAGGTFSDFNGGDPFDRGDFGLEAISSNGLVHQAVLEAFAS encoded by the coding sequence ATGAATCCCCGATTGGAATTTGCCCTCGAAGCTGTCCGCAAGGCGGGGGATTCGACGCTCGTCCACTTTCGCAACCGGGTGGGTTGGGAGCTTAAGGGTGATTCTTCGCCAGTGACCATCGCCGATCAAGAGGCGGAACAGATTTTGCGAGATGCGTTGGGCTTGTTGTTTCCCGGCGAGGCAATTTTAGGTGAAGAGCAGGGGTTAACCGGATCAGGAACTACCCGCTGGATCATCGATCCGATCGATGGAACAAAGTCATTTGTCTCCGGGGTTCCACTGTATGCAACCCTCCTCGCGTACGAAGTTGACGGCGTTCCTGAACTAGGCGTCTGCTACTTCCCGGCTCTTGGAGAGATCATCTACGCTGCTCGGGGCGAAGGTGCGTTTTTTAACGATTCACCCTGCCGAGTCTCGACTCGCACTTCAATTTCTGGGTCGATTCTGGCCTGTGGCGGCCCCCTTTCGATGATCAAACACGGTAAATGGGATGGGTTTGCCATGCTTTCGGAGTCTTCTCTGACCTCCCGAACTTGGAGCGATGCTTACGGCCACGCTCTGGTAGCAACCGGTCGTGTTGACGCTATGATTGATCCTGTGGTCAGCCGATGGGACCTCTCGGCGATTCGTGTGATTGTTGAAGAGGCGGGAGGAACTTTCTCGGACTTCAATGGAGGAGATCCTTTTGACCGGGGAGATTTCGGCCTCGAAGCGATTAGCTCGAACGGTTTGGTCCACCAGGCAGTTCTGGAGGCCTTCGCGTCTTGA
- a CDS encoding FHA domain-containing protein translates to MNEEATLVEEATDASQAVVAETTGQPVEELSTPALTATLVVKRNGAETDEVFPVSSPCVIGRFDPAVGPIDIDLASLPEGVYVSRKHAKFVQEDGVWKVVDLGSSNGTFVLADDFEKVDEKELSDGTEIALGNARFVFHLS, encoded by the coding sequence ATGAACGAAGAAGCCACTCTCGTCGAAGAAGCCACCGATGCTAGTCAAGCAGTCGTCGCTGAAACCACTGGTCAGCCTGTTGAGGAACTGTCGACCCCTGCCCTGACCGCCACGTTGGTGGTTAAGCGCAATGGAGCCGAGACTGATGAAGTTTTTCCGGTCAGTAGCCCTTGCGTCATCGGCCGATTCGACCCGGCAGTTGGACCAATCGACATCGATCTGGCTTCGCTACCAGAAGGTGTTTACGTTAGCCGCAAGCACGCAAAATTCGTCCAAGAGGACGGAGTTTGGAAGGTTGTCGACCTTGGCTCTTCCAACGGCACATTTGTGCTCGCAGACGACTTTGAAAAGGTCGACGAGAAAGAGCTCTCAGACGGAACCGAGATCGCCCTTGGCAATGCCCGGTTTGTCTTTCATCTAAGCTAA
- a CDS encoding YqeG family HAD IIIA-type phosphatase, whose translation MSFRAGMFDQNAAGGLRRFCPSQAVHRLQDVSLEELWEAGKRLILLDVDHTIVKWGEEEFSPEVVAWIGEAKAKGFQLRILSNTRHPQRLARLSAKIDIPTKNGKFKPSPEMYMEALQETGIGADHAVMIGDQIMTDILGANRSGIDSIWLEKMEGPEFFGTKFNRVIERVIMLFLYRRSLDRGTGANSS comes from the coding sequence GTGAGCTTTCGAGCCGGAATGTTCGACCAAAATGCAGCAGGGGGACTGCGACGATTCTGCCCATCACAGGCAGTGCACCGCTTACAGGATGTTTCCCTCGAGGAGCTTTGGGAGGCCGGTAAGCGGCTGATCCTTCTCGATGTCGACCACACGATTGTAAAATGGGGCGAAGAGGAGTTTTCGCCAGAAGTAGTCGCCTGGATTGGCGAAGCTAAGGCAAAAGGCTTCCAGTTGCGTATCCTGAGCAACACACGACACCCTCAGCGCCTGGCAAGGCTTTCCGCAAAAATTGATATCCCAACCAAGAATGGTAAGTTCAAGCCCTCTCCCGAAATGTACATGGAGGCGCTTCAAGAGACGGGCATAGGTGCGGATCACGCGGTGATGATTGGAGACCAGATCATGACGGATATCCTAGGAGCCAATCGAAGCGGAATAGACAGCATCTGGCTTGAGAAAATGGAAGGGCCAGAGTTCTTTGGCACGAAATTCAATCGCGTCATAGAGCGAGTCATTATGTTATTCTTGTACCGAAGATCATTGGATCGGGGAACTGGAGCCAACTCATCATGA
- the dnaA gene encoding chromosomal replication initiator protein DnaA, producing MKRQFSFEDSESAIVLSAAWQGVLQRMSGEVKEPIMVRFIRPLEPVSIEGNVVRLAAPGQFIQQWVRDRFSGLLQSCLSDELGQSVELQIIASPREKKEVVESSVAISQPALTTPVQRFAPNEKYTFETFIKGQSNRLALAGSIAVAGEPGVKFNPLFIYGNSGLGKTHLLHAIAGQLLANDSKVNIAYVTAQQFAEDFINALQANRVEQFRRMHRHVHVWLVDDIQFIANKDKTQEEIFHTFNYLYSLGKQIVLTSDRPPKDLFLMDERLRSRFESGLVADVQLPDTETRCAIINSKAQAMHIELSKDAAMFLAETVPGNVRTLEGAITKLATLASIEQAEITVDFAREMVEKYYQGVFSRPGSAQILELVARQYKISVDEMKGQSRKGPIVHARHVAIFLTRRITGDSWKHIGSQFGNRDHTSIMHGYQKINEQMHYDKDLHNEVKDLLRTLHPGASA from the coding sequence ATGAAACGACAGTTCTCCTTTGAAGATTCCGAATCAGCCATCGTACTGAGTGCAGCGTGGCAGGGAGTATTACAACGGATGTCCGGTGAAGTCAAGGAGCCAATCATGGTTCGTTTTATTCGGCCCCTCGAGCCGGTTTCCATCGAAGGAAACGTTGTTCGCCTCGCAGCCCCAGGTCAGTTCATCCAGCAGTGGGTACGAGACCGCTTTTCCGGACTGCTCCAAAGCTGCCTGAGCGACGAACTCGGTCAATCCGTTGAGCTCCAGATCATCGCCTCGCCGCGTGAAAAGAAGGAAGTCGTGGAGTCTTCCGTAGCCATCTCCCAGCCTGCGTTGACGACGCCAGTGCAACGTTTTGCTCCGAACGAGAAGTACACGTTCGAAACGTTCATCAAAGGACAATCCAACCGTCTTGCTCTTGCCGGCTCGATTGCCGTCGCAGGAGAGCCGGGGGTCAAATTCAACCCGCTTTTCATCTACGGGAACAGCGGACTCGGCAAAACTCATTTACTGCACGCAATTGCTGGGCAATTGCTAGCTAACGACTCAAAAGTCAACATTGCCTACGTCACGGCACAGCAGTTCGCCGAAGATTTCATCAATGCTCTCCAAGCAAACCGAGTTGAGCAGTTCCGTCGAATGCACCGCCACGTACATGTATGGCTAGTAGACGACATTCAGTTCATCGCCAATAAGGACAAGACGCAGGAAGAAATCTTCCACACGTTTAACTACCTCTATTCGCTCGGAAAGCAGATCGTCCTGACCTCGGATCGCCCGCCCAAAGATCTCTTCTTGATGGACGAGCGGCTCCGATCGCGCTTCGAAAGTGGCCTCGTGGCCGACGTCCAGCTTCCTGACACAGAAACTCGATGCGCCATCATCAATAGCAAGGCACAGGCGATGCACATTGAACTTTCGAAGGACGCCGCGATGTTCCTCGCTGAAACCGTGCCCGGCAACGTACGGACTTTAGAAGGCGCGATCACAAAGCTCGCGACCCTTGCTAGCATCGAACAGGCCGAGATCACTGTTGATTTCGCTCGCGAAATGGTTGAGAAGTACTACCAAGGAGTTTTTAGCCGACCCGGCTCTGCCCAGATCCTCGAACTAGTTGCCCGTCAGTACAAGATTTCTGTCGACGAAATGAAGGGGCAGTCTCGGAAAGGGCCAATCGTCCACGCGCGTCACGTTGCAATCTTCTTGACAAGAAGAATCACCGGCGACTCTTGGAAGCACATTGGATCGCAGTTTGGAAACCGAGATCACACGTCGATCATGCACGGCTACCAGAAGATCAACGAGCAAATGCACTACGATAAGGACCTGCACAACGAGGTCAAAGACCTCCTGCGAACCCTCCATCCCGGCGCGAGTGCCTAA
- a CDS encoding GDSL-type esterase/lipase family protein, producing the protein MITGLVFAAMTAQRPPIAPTKWETVGRFQKSTQGVSCEWPGSAIRASIAATTLKVEFTTSTANDRWQIEIDGRPTQVLKLIKGNGRYEINLPNARMHQILLVRRSEAFQGATEFRGFSGTGVRYQNPSDDESMFRKDRRIEIIGDSISAGFGVDGKTKEEPYSPETANAYMTYGWVAARQVKALPTIVAWSGKKMWPDNTIPEIYDYIFPSSKTGAWSPDSGPKPQAVVINLATNDFGRGIPDEKGWKGGYTSFLKKVRKNYPSAYIYLVTGSMMSDSWPVGAKHLSTLKSWLDSIQSEMGDPKIKRLDFPVQQESDGIGSSWHPNAVTQAKMGRLLAVALKGDLGWK; encoded by the coding sequence GTGATAACTGGACTCGTATTCGCAGCGATGACCGCGCAGCGACCGCCGATTGCTCCGACCAAGTGGGAGACGGTTGGCCGCTTCCAGAAATCGACCCAGGGAGTGAGCTGCGAGTGGCCAGGTTCTGCAATTCGGGCGAGTATCGCGGCAACTACATTGAAGGTCGAGTTCACGACTTCGACGGCGAATGACCGTTGGCAGATCGAAATCGATGGTCGTCCGACCCAGGTCCTGAAGCTGATCAAAGGGAATGGGCGTTACGAAATCAATCTTCCGAACGCTCGTATGCACCAGATCTTGCTCGTCCGGCGTAGCGAGGCGTTCCAGGGAGCAACCGAGTTTCGAGGATTTTCTGGAACGGGTGTTCGCTACCAAAACCCATCCGACGACGAATCGATGTTCCGCAAAGACCGGCGCATAGAGATCATTGGCGACTCAATCAGTGCTGGGTTCGGTGTAGATGGGAAGACGAAGGAAGAGCCCTACAGTCCTGAAACGGCAAATGCATACATGACCTACGGTTGGGTGGCGGCTCGTCAGGTGAAGGCGCTCCCGACCATCGTCGCTTGGTCAGGGAAAAAAATGTGGCCTGACAATACGATCCCCGAAATCTACGACTACATTTTTCCGAGTTCGAAGACAGGCGCCTGGTCGCCAGATTCCGGGCCGAAGCCGCAAGCGGTTGTGATCAACCTCGCCACAAACGACTTTGGTAGAGGGATTCCCGACGAGAAGGGATGGAAAGGTGGATACACCTCGTTCCTCAAAAAGGTTCGTAAAAACTATCCGTCGGCGTACATCTACTTGGTAACCGGGTCGATGATGTCGGACTCGTGGCCTGTTGGTGCTAAGCACCTCTCGACCCTCAAATCTTGGCTAGACTCGATACAATCGGAAATGGGAGACCCTAAGATAAAGCGTCTTGACTTCCCAGTGCAGCAAGAGTCGGACGGAATCGGGTCCTCGTGGCACCCGAATGCGGTCACGCAGGCGAAGATGGGCAGGCTACTCGCAGTCGCACTGAAGGGCGATCTAGGCTGGAAATAG
- the purM gene encoding phosphoribosylformylglycinamidine cyclo-ligase: MAEELTYASAGVNIDEAQRALRGVVGNIRATQGERVVGGIGGFGALFKGLFPEMSSPLLVSSIDGVGTKTKVAAMAGDYSNLGRDIVNHCVNDILCQGAHPLFFLDYYGCSQLSAETFEAVVNGMAASCSDIGCALIGGETAEMPGVYHDEEVDIVGTIVGVVDDVLKFPRQVSAGDAIIGLASNGLHTNGFSLARRALFEVGGLSVRDLVPGTEQTIADALLAPHRCYYNALKPWLVENSPLHAMAHLTGGGFFDNIPRVLGPNTRVMIEKRSWTPLPVFDLIQQMGNIGETEMYRTFNMGIGMVLVVDRFYVDQILTHMRDNGENAAVIGEVLAGSTDVQLA, encoded by the coding sequence ATGGCAGAGGAACTGACATACGCATCCGCCGGCGTCAACATCGACGAAGCTCAGCGCGCTTTACGAGGGGTCGTTGGTAACATCCGTGCTACCCAGGGCGAGCGAGTAGTCGGTGGGATTGGTGGATTTGGAGCGCTGTTCAAGGGACTCTTCCCAGAAATGTCCAGCCCCCTGTTGGTGAGCTCCATCGATGGCGTCGGTACAAAAACCAAAGTTGCTGCGATGGCTGGCGACTACTCAAACTTGGGCCGAGACATAGTTAATCACTGCGTTAACGATATCCTTTGTCAGGGTGCTCATCCACTATTCTTCCTGGATTACTACGGCTGTAGCCAACTCTCAGCAGAGACGTTTGAAGCCGTTGTCAACGGAATGGCAGCAAGCTGCAGCGACATCGGATGTGCCTTGATCGGCGGTGAAACGGCCGAAATGCCCGGTGTCTATCATGACGAGGAAGTCGATATTGTCGGCACCATCGTTGGAGTTGTAGACGACGTTCTCAAGTTCCCACGCCAAGTTTCTGCCGGAGACGCGATCATCGGCTTGGCGAGCAACGGGCTACACACTAACGGCTTCAGCCTTGCCCGGCGAGCGCTCTTCGAAGTCGGGGGTCTGAGTGTGCGAGACCTGGTTCCTGGGACCGAGCAAACCATTGCAGACGCGCTCCTAGCTCCGCACCGCTGTTACTACAACGCACTCAAGCCTTGGCTGGTCGAAAACAGTCCACTGCACGCGATGGCCCACCTCACCGGCGGCGGATTCTTCGATAACATCCCAAGGGTCCTCGGCCCAAACACTAGAGTCATGATCGAGAAGCGATCCTGGACACCTTTGCCGGTTTTTGATTTGATTCAGCAAATGGGCAATATCGGAGAGACCGAGATGTACCGGACGTTCAACATGGGGATCGGGATGGTGCTGGTCGTCGACCGGTTTTATGTCGACCAGATCCTAACCCACATGCGTGACAACGGCGAGAACGCTGCCGTGATCGGGGAAGTTCTCGCCGGTTCAACTGACGTACAGTTAGCTTAG
- a CDS encoding response regulator transcription factor, with protein MRILVIEDDEVIGERLRKTLAKEGYVVDLASDGEAGLQQAQRESYSLIICDVMMPKCDGWSVVKRLREDRSRTPVLMLTARDAVEDRVKGLDLGADDYLVKPFDFNELLARVRALLRRDKPTKSSKMTFDDLEIDAAGKTVRRGGEVIKLTPREYSLLEALVRNRGRVLSREVIIDRIWNDDESMSNTVNFHVTSLRKKIDAGREKSLIETVHGFGYRIGD; from the coding sequence TTGCGGATTTTAGTGATTGAAGATGACGAGGTCATTGGCGAGCGCTTGCGGAAGACGCTCGCGAAGGAAGGATACGTCGTCGATCTGGCTTCGGATGGCGAGGCTGGACTGCAGCAAGCCCAGCGCGAGTCGTACTCCCTCATCATCTGCGACGTCATGATGCCCAAATGTGATGGTTGGTCCGTCGTTAAGAGGCTCCGTGAGGATCGTTCCCGAACTCCGGTGTTGATGCTCACCGCCCGGGATGCAGTTGAGGATCGAGTGAAAGGGCTTGATCTTGGCGCGGATGACTATTTGGTGAAGCCGTTTGATTTCAACGAGTTGCTTGCTCGTGTTCGAGCACTGCTTCGGCGCGATAAGCCGACCAAGTCTTCGAAGATGACCTTTGATGATCTGGAAATCGACGCCGCGGGCAAGACCGTTCGGCGCGGAGGCGAAGTTATCAAACTGACTCCCCGCGAGTACTCGCTCCTGGAAGCATTGGTGCGCAACCGGGGCCGTGTTCTTTCTCGGGAGGTGATCATTGACCGCATTTGGAACGACGATGAGTCGATGTCGAACACCGTAAATTTCCACGTGACTTCCCTTCGCAAGAAGATTGACGCTGGTCGAGAGAAGAGCCTGATCGAAACCGTACATGGCTTTGGATACCGAATTGGAGACTGA
- the purE gene encoding 5-(carboxyamino)imidazole ribonucleotide mutase, translated as MKVGVIMGSSSDWETMRAAVSVLEELGIECEHEVVSAHRTPERMYEYAKSARDRGLAVIIAGAGGAAHLPGMVASLTTLPVIGVPVQTKALGGVDSLYSIVQMPAGIPVATVAIGNAANAGLLAARILGATDSVVAAKLEAYAESLKDKVVQMNLEIKS; from the coding sequence ATGAAAGTCGGCGTGATCATGGGGAGTAGTAGCGACTGGGAGACGATGCGGGCGGCTGTCTCTGTTCTGGAGGAGCTTGGAATCGAGTGCGAGCACGAAGTAGTCAGTGCACACAGGACTCCGGAGCGGATGTACGAGTATGCCAAGTCAGCCCGTGACCGTGGTCTGGCCGTAATTATTGCCGGAGCCGGGGGGGCGGCGCACCTGCCCGGAATGGTGGCGAGCCTGACCACACTTCCGGTCATCGGGGTTCCGGTACAGACCAAAGCACTTGGCGGAGTCGACTCCCTCTACTCGATTGTCCAGATGCCAGCCGGAATTCCGGTTGCGACGGTCGCAATCGGAAACGCCGCCAATGCGGGACTTCTGGCAGCGAGAATCCTTGGCGCGACCGATTCTGTTGTTGCTGCGAAACTCGAAGCCTATGCCGAGAGTCTTAAGGATAAGGTGGTTCAGATGAACCTGGAGATCAAATCGTGA
- the ruvX gene encoding Holliday junction resolvase RuvX has protein sequence MRALGVDFGGKRIGIAVAEVEARVASPRSAIEASGALRRDAAAISELCKKEQASLIVVGEPLGADGEPTKMSKICRRLGDEISLLGHEVRFVDESMTSVAATADLRKQDWTAAQRRRHIDSEAACRILERFFDA, from the coding sequence TTGAGAGCACTCGGGGTGGATTTCGGTGGTAAACGAATTGGGATTGCCGTTGCCGAAGTTGAAGCGCGGGTTGCCTCACCAAGGTCGGCCATTGAGGCAAGCGGTGCATTGCGGCGGGATGCTGCAGCGATCAGCGAGCTCTGCAAGAAGGAGCAAGCGTCTCTGATTGTGGTTGGAGAGCCGCTAGGAGCTGACGGTGAGCCTACCAAAATGTCTAAGATTTGTCGCCGATTAGGGGATGAGATCTCCCTTCTGGGACATGAAGTGCGGTTTGTGGATGAATCCATGACCAGTGTTGCCGCGACCGCAGATTTGCGCAAGCAAGACTGGACAGCGGCTCAAAGACGGCGACACATCGATAGCGAAGCGGCGTGCCGGATTCTTGAGAGGTTCTTTGATGCTTAA
- a CDS encoding thiamine diphosphokinase, with the protein MSMRVLVVLGGDQLVADRMSPWVDSATHVIAVDGGFHHLESVGRLPQWVAGDFDSADLGAVPDSVIRVHFPDQDQTDFEKVLRWCFEQGFDSVHVACSEGDLPDHQLQNFYTAAAALVDVWFVFRRGMGRIVRSENGEFKVPTPVGARASLIPLTACDSVTLQGVQWPLDRATLVPLGLSSISNRAVDSVISVGLERGQALIFWETNEVIWEES; encoded by the coding sequence ATGAGTATGCGTGTTTTGGTGGTACTCGGTGGAGACCAATTGGTTGCCGACCGAATGTCTCCGTGGGTTGATTCGGCCACGCATGTCATCGCAGTTGACGGAGGATTTCATCACCTCGAATCGGTTGGGAGGCTACCGCAGTGGGTTGCCGGAGATTTCGATTCCGCCGACCTGGGTGCCGTCCCAGACAGCGTGATTCGAGTCCACTTTCCCGATCAAGATCAAACGGACTTTGAGAAGGTTCTTCGCTGGTGCTTCGAGCAGGGATTTGATTCTGTCCACGTTGCATGTTCCGAAGGAGACCTTCCTGATCATCAGCTCCAAAACTTCTATACGGCGGCGGCAGCTCTCGTTGATGTTTGGTTCGTTTTCCGTCGAGGGATGGGCCGGATTGTGCGATCCGAAAACGGCGAGTTCAAGGTTCCGACCCCCGTTGGGGCCAGAGCGTCGTTGATTCCCCTCACTGCGTGCGATTCGGTGACCCTCCAAGGCGTTCAATGGCCCCTCGACCGAGCAACTCTGGTTCCGTTGGGTCTCTCAAGTATTTCCAACCGTGCTGTTGATTCTGTGATCTCCGTTGGTTTGGAGAGGGGACAAGCCCTGATTTTTTGGGAAACAAATGAGGTCATTTGGGAAGAATCCTGA
- the mltG gene encoding endolytic transglycosylase MltG — translation MLKKAKRRVAQFVVLGGLVLSGFTFATLIAPMPLGPKQRFVMVKSRKLSEQLAIMADKGVIRSAFATNLYGMVVGFRGNRLIAPGVYEVHPGQSVGEVLKSLVTPLRQLVRLREGRWAARTAEALEVKEVCTAKEYVDLVKKPELFETPGVPLVGDTLEGYLYPDTYNFPPALGAELVIRRQLLNFAKKTKGLGLTQANVHRVLTIASMLELESAELEEKKMIAGVIENRLRKSMRLQIDATVNYGMQLWRPLFYKDYTSVKSPYNTYLTKGLPPGPICSPTIDSIKAALSPAKHDDLFYISLPDGRTLFTPTYEAHLKNIALRDKMKSGAKK, via the coding sequence ATGCTTAAGAAGGCAAAGCGCCGGGTCGCCCAATTCGTGGTCCTCGGGGGACTCGTCTTGAGTGGATTTACCTTTGCGACACTGATTGCTCCAATGCCGCTAGGACCTAAGCAACGATTCGTTATGGTGAAGTCTCGCAAGCTCAGCGAGCAGCTTGCCATTATGGCCGATAAGGGCGTGATTCGAAGCGCTTTCGCCACAAACTTGTACGGAATGGTAGTTGGTTTCCGGGGTAACCGGCTGATTGCTCCGGGAGTTTACGAAGTTCATCCTGGCCAATCGGTTGGCGAAGTCTTGAAGTCACTGGTCACGCCTCTGCGCCAACTCGTTCGGCTACGCGAGGGTCGCTGGGCGGCTAGAACGGCGGAAGCTCTGGAAGTAAAAGAGGTGTGCACCGCGAAGGAATACGTCGATCTGGTCAAGAAGCCAGAACTGTTCGAGACGCCGGGAGTGCCGCTGGTGGGAGATACGCTCGAAGGTTACTTGTATCCAGACACTTACAACTTCCCGCCTGCGCTCGGAGCGGAACTGGTCATCCGGCGTCAACTGTTGAACTTCGCGAAGAAAACCAAAGGGCTGGGTCTGACTCAGGCAAACGTTCATCGAGTTTTGACAATAGCTTCGATGCTAGAGCTGGAGTCAGCAGAGCTCGAGGAAAAGAAAATGATCGCCGGCGTCATTGAAAACCGCCTTCGGAAAAGCATGCGGCTTCAAATTGATGCGACAGTGAACTATGGGATGCAACTCTGGAGACCACTTTTTTACAAGGACTACACGTCCGTGAAGTCACCCTATAATACATATCTTACAAAGGGACTTCCGCCCGGTCCAATCTGTTCGCCGACGATTGACAGTATCAAGGCCGCCCTATCTCCCGCAAAACACGATGATCTGTTCTACATTTCCCTTCCCGATGGACGGACACTGTTCACGCCGACCTACGAGGCTCATTTGAAGAACATTGCCTTGCGCGACAAGATGAAGTCAGGAGCCAAAAAGTGA
- a CDS encoding ATP-binding protein — protein sequence MSFRLRLILINSLAAFLLLGVGMGFLVIRTQRVFLESIDRDLTNRAMKMGRGGGPGPNGPGPNGSGGGGGPMRSPPGAMNDVERPVMLAPDGTPRMQNARVLDPLGVQRAKGDRPYVGDVRADGELVRVLTMQFRRPPGADENIPEVSYIQIGHSLRDFDRMKETQAGVVLILLPIGVLLSAFIGAFLAERALVPLRRLSGAAAKISGEQMDVRLDVTSSDELGQLSRTFNAMLDRLQGSFRERDEANKRLEANLEAQKQFVADASHELRTPLARLRLTTSGALQQDSDVGELKEALEIADRAGVSMTRLVEQLLALARLDQKAELSEQSCFVKEFLAEAEGVLAPLTPGLRVNATSNARVRGSSSDLARAVINLVDNARRHSPPESPIEVITSLAQGSIVVSIKDQGEGIALEHLARLGERFYRADEHRNRKDGGAGLGLSIAKAIVERSGGELRISSELGRGTTVQLVLPIFSELDQSNKSQTSVS from the coding sequence ATGTCATTTCGCCTTCGACTGATACTGATCAACTCGCTTGCCGCTTTCCTTCTGCTCGGAGTCGGAATGGGATTCTTGGTGATCCGGACTCAACGGGTGTTCTTAGAATCGATAGACAGGGACTTAACAAACCGGGCGATGAAGATGGGACGAGGCGGCGGTCCCGGGCCAAACGGTCCTGGTCCGAACGGTTCGGGAGGCGGAGGTGGGCCGATGAGAAGCCCTCCAGGGGCAATGAATGACGTTGAACGGCCCGTCATGTTAGCTCCGGATGGCACGCCTCGAATGCAGAATGCGCGGGTATTGGACCCGCTTGGTGTGCAGCGAGCGAAGGGAGATCGGCCTTACGTCGGAGACGTTCGAGCTGATGGAGAACTCGTCCGAGTCCTGACCATGCAGTTTCGTCGCCCACCAGGGGCAGACGAGAACATCCCCGAAGTGAGCTACATTCAGATCGGCCACTCTTTGCGGGATTTCGATCGAATGAAGGAGACCCAGGCCGGAGTGGTTTTGATTCTGCTTCCGATCGGAGTTCTTTTGTCCGCGTTCATCGGCGCTTTTTTGGCTGAGCGGGCATTAGTGCCTCTGCGCCGGCTCAGTGGAGCAGCGGCCAAGATTTCCGGGGAGCAGATGGACGTCCGCCTGGATGTGACCTCATCGGACGAACTTGGTCAACTTTCCCGAACCTTCAACGCGATGCTCGACCGATTGCAGGGTTCGTTCCGTGAACGTGACGAGGCGAACAAACGGCTTGAAGCAAATCTGGAAGCACAGAAGCAGTTCGTTGCGGATGCATCACATGAGCTTCGGACGCCACTTGCGCGACTAAGGCTCACCACAAGCGGTGCGCTGCAACAGGATTCCGACGTCGGGGAGCTTAAAGAAGCATTGGAGATCGCGGACCGAGCGGGGGTTTCGATGACGCGCCTGGTGGAACAACTCCTCGCTTTAGCCAGGTTGGATCAAAAGGCCGAACTGAGCGAACAGAGTTGCTTTGTCAAAGAGTTTCTGGCGGAAGCGGAGGGCGTTCTCGCACCGTTGACACCAGGTCTGAGGGTCAACGCCACATCTAATGCAAGAGTTCGGGGTTCTTCTTCTGATTTGGCAAGAGCGGTGATCAATTTGGTCGATAACGCACGACGGCATTCCCCGCCAGAATCACCCATTGAGGTCATCACTTCTTTGGCTCAGGGTTCGATTGTCGTGTCGATTAAGGATCAAGGCGAGGGGATTGCTTTGGAGCACCTCGCACGACTAGGAGAACGGTTTTATCGCGCCGACGAACATCGGAATCGCAAGGACGGAGGTGCTGGGCTCGGGCTATCAATTGCAAAAGCAATCGTCGAACGCTCCGGGGGTGAACTCCGTATCTCGAGCGAGCTTGGAAGAGGCACAACTGTGCAGCTAGTGCTCCCGATTTTTTCAGAACTTGACCAATCAAATAAATCCCAAACATCTGTTTCGTAA
- a CDS encoding GtrA family protein: MKAILEKPIARQFAKFLVVGAISFLIDTTIRVILMRFVHIDGKLASDVWGRELMDSYPTLFRFSKKADEAFFPLACVLGSFVATFNSYLMNRALTFKIKDKTDAGKQLFRVFIVNYTGLAINALISSIFYRIIPGHPTQSTIVASMAGAAVAAIWNFAGQRYFAFKVHERP, from the coding sequence ATGAAAGCGATCCTAGAGAAACCCATTGCCCGGCAGTTCGCCAAGTTTTTGGTGGTTGGAGCAATCTCTTTCCTGATCGACACAACGATCCGCGTCATTTTGATGCGATTCGTGCATATCGACGGGAAACTGGCATCGGATGTCTGGGGAAGAGAGTTGATGGACTCCTATCCGACTCTGTTCAGATTTTCCAAAAAGGCTGACGAGGCATTTTTCCCCTTAGCCTGCGTCCTGGGCTCGTTTGTTGCAACGTTCAATTCCTATTTGATGAACCGCGCGCTGACGTTCAAGATAAAGGACAAAACTGATGCAGGCAAGCAGCTTTTTCGAGTCTTTATTGTCAACTACACAGGGCTAGCAATCAACGCGCTGATCTCGAGCATCTTTTATCGGATCATCCCGGGGCATCCAACCCAGTCGACTATCGTCGCCAGCATGGCTGGGGCGGCAGTTGCAGCAATTTGGAACTTTGCGGGTCAAAGATACTTTGCATTCAAGGTCCACGAGAGACCATGA